The nucleotide sequence ATACTGATTGGAGTTGGGCCATACTATCTGCTGATTTTGATTTGGATGGATTCAATGATATCTATGTGACAAATGGTGTCTATCGTGATGTAATTGATAAAGATAAAAACAATGAAATTTTAGCTATTTTAAAACAAAATCAAAGAAAACCAACAAAAGAAGATTTCTTGAGTTTTGCTAAAATGTTGCCACAACAAAAATTGACCAATTATTTTTATAAAAATAATGGAGATTTAACTTTCGAAGACACTTCAAAAAAATGGAATAATGCTAAAAGTACGTTCTCAAATGGTGCTGCTTATGCAGATTTAGATAACGATGGAGATTTAGATTTAGTAGTTAACAATATTAATGAAGCAGCAACGATACTTAAAAATAATTCAAGAGAATTAGACAAAGGTAGCTTTCTAGCTGTTAATTTAAAAGGTCCTAAAACCAATCCGTTTGGAGTAGGGACAAAAGTTAATTTGTTGCTTAAAAGTGGTGCCAAACAAACCCGACAATTAATTAATACCAAAGGGTTTTTATCAGCAGTTTCTAATCAATTGCATTTTGGATTTAAAAACGATGACGCTATTAAGCAGTTAGAAATTATTTGGCCTGACGGTAAAAAACAAATAGTAAAAAATAGTAAGTCTAATGAAGTTTTAGTCGTTAATTATGCTAATGCATCATCATTGGGTAAAATAACAGCAACAAATGCTACGGTTTTTTCTAAAGTACCTTTTAACTTCAAACACGTTGATCCTACTACAGATGATTATAAATACCAAATTTTATTACCTCATAAATTGTCACAAACAGGTCCGGCAATTGCTAAAGCTGATGTGAATAATGATGGAGTAGAGGATATATATATAGGTGGAGGACATTCCCAAGCAGGACAATTGCTGTTGGGCAACAAAAACAATTTAATTGGTAGTTCTAGTGTAGCTGCTTTTACGGCTGATAAAGAATTTGAAGATGTAGGTGCTTGTTTTTTTGATGCAGATAATGATGGCGATCAAGATTTATACGTAGTAAGTGGAAGTTATGAATTTGATAAAACGCCAAAATTATTGCAAGACCGTTTGTATCTCAACGATGGTAAAGGACAATTTAAACGTGCATTAAATAATTTACCCGAAATGATTTCAGCAGGTTCCGTTGTGACACCTTGTGATTATGATAACGATGGAGATATTGATTTATTTGTAGGCGGAAGAGTCATTCCAAATAAATATCCTTACGCACCAGAGAGTTTCCTTTTGATTAATAACAAAGGGGTGTTTACCAATGAAACACAAATTAAAGCGCGTAAACTTCAAAATATCGGAATGGTTACAGATGCCGTTTGGTTTGATATTGATAACGACAAAAAACTAGATTTAATTGTTTGTGGTGAATGGATGGGAATTGAAGTTTTTTTGAATACCAATGGAAGTTTAATTCAAAGTAATTCCTATAAATCATTATCTGATGCTAAAGGCTGGTGGAATAAATTGCTAGTTGCGGATGTTGATAATGATGGGGATATGGATTTAGTTGCGGGTAATCTAGGACTGAATTATAAATTTCATGCTACAGCGAAAAAACCGTTTCATGTTTATACGCACGATTTTGATTACGATGGTGTCGAAGACATATTTTTAGCTAATGAGTACAAAAATAAAACAGTGCCAGTAAGAGGAAAAAGTTGTACGGCACAGCAGATGCCTCATTTGAAAAATAAAATCACGAGTTACAATAATTTCGCTTCAGCAGATTTAAAAGGAATTGTAGGAGGTGCTATTGATTCGGCTTTACACTATGTGGTTAATGAGTTTCGATCTGGAATTTTTATCAATAACGGACAATCAAAATTTGTTTTCGAACCTTTTTCAAATGAAGTTCAGGTATCGCCTATTAACAGTATTTTATTCGAAGACTTTGATGGTGATGGTAGAAAAGATTTGCTGATGGCTGGAAACAACTATATGGCTGAAATTGAAACCACTCGTTCTGATGCTGGTTTAGGGTATTTCTTGAAAAAGAATTCAGACAAAGGATTTACTTTTGTCCCTAGTTTCAATTCAGGATTCTTTGCTAATAAAGATGTACGTAACTGTGTCTCTATCAAGAATAACAACTCAAAATATGTTTTGGTAGCAAACAATAACGATACCCACGATTTATTTAAAGTTACTTCTAAAAAATAATAATATACTTCTAAAAAAGCTTCAAAATCTAGCAATGGTTTTGGAGTTTTTTTATGTTTTTCTTTCTGTTTTAACCGTATTATTTTTTTATAAATGAAAGCTATTTCTATATTGAAAATCTGGAAAGGCATTCCAGTTCGTTTTCGAATTTTTTTATACTTTTTTATCCTCTCTTCAAATTCCCTTTTTGCTCAAGAAATAGTTTTAAAAGGAAGTGTAACTTCAATTAAAAACACAGCCTTAGAAAATGTAGTAGTCTCTATTGACGGGGAAAATGAAAGGACTTTAACTAATAATAACGGTGTTTTTTCTATTCGTACACACGCTGTTTTACCATTGAAATTAAAGTTCGATTTAGACGGATATCATTCTAAAGAAATCCATTTAAAAACCTCTGAATTTGTTAGCATAGTGCTGAATGTAAAAAACAACACACTAGACGAAGTAGTGGTGTCCAGTGGCTATTCAGTTCAAAAGAAAGTTGATTTTACAGGATCGGTAGCAACAGTAACAGCAAAACAACTACAAAATCGTCCAGCTACAAGTTTTGATCAGTTGCTAGGAGGTCAAGCAACAGGAGTTGATGTTATACAGCCATCAGGAATCCTTAACAGCACTCCTGTTTTAAGGATTCGCGGACTTAACACTATCACGTCAGGGCTATTCCCTTTGGTAGTTATTGATGGTGTGAGTGCTTTTGTGGGATCGATAGGCGGAATGGCAGGAAATAATCCATTGTCCGATATTAACCCTAATGATATTCAAAGCATTGATGTGCTCAAAGATGCTTCTGCGGCCGCTATTTATGGCTCAAGAGCAGCTAACGGTGTTATTGTAATCACAACCAAAAGAGGTAAAATAGGAAAAACAAAATTTAATTACGACACTTGGTACAGTGTCAATACGCCTTATAATTTACCTAAATTATTAGATGCTGAAGATTATGTAATGATAAAAAATGAAGCTTTGGTCAATGCTGGAAAAGCACCAGGTTACTTTTTATCTAAAAACCCTGATGGAAGTACTGTGGATACCAATTGGTATGATGTAGCTTATAGACCTGGTTTTTCAAGCAATCATAACATTAGTGTTTCAGGTGCCAATGAAACAACGGATTATTTTTTCTCGGCAGGCTATACCCATCAAAATAGTTTTATCAAGAACAATTCATTCGAACGTTATTGTTCAAGATTAAACATCAATCACCAGCTCAATAATTTTATAAAAGTAGGCGCGAATTTATCGTATAGTAACGGAACAAATTTAAGTCCTAATACAGGAGCTATTACTAGTAATTCAACCGCTTCGTCCGCTTATAATACGGAATATATTACCAATGAACCTTTGGGACGTATGACGTATGTCCTGCCGCCAAATGTACCTGTGTACAATGCGGATGGTTCGTATAGTATTCAAAACGGGACTAGCGTAGGGTATGGTGCTAATATTCCTTCGATTATTGGTACAATCAATGCGTATAATTTAGCAATGGTACAAAATCTTGATGTAAATTCCTCAGAGAATAATGCATTTCTAGGGAGTGTTTATGGTGAATTTGATTTGATCAAAAACATAAAATTCAAAACCAGTTTAGGGCTTAATAACTTGCAGGTAGCTAATAGTTCCTTTTTAAATCCCATTCATGGTGGTGGCGCCTCTTCAATTGGAGTGGCAACCAATATTCAAACCAAATATTTACGTAGCGATTGGACAAACTTATTGAGTTATAATTCACAGTTTAGTCTCAATCATCATCTAAATGTATTGTTAGGACAAGAGCAAATAAAAACTACAACAAACAGTTGGGGAGCAATGCAGAGCAATATGACGGATGCTTCCTATACTAATTATCAAGGATCATTTATCAATATTTCGCCTATTGGGAATGTATATGCTCAGAATGGTTTGTTGTCCTATTTTACCAATATAAATTACAATTTTAAACAAAAGTATTTCTTTAGTCTTAATTTCCGTCGTGACGGACTTTCGGCTTTGGCTGATGGAAATAAATACGGAAATTTTGGTAGTGGTTCAGCTAGTTGGAATCTTAGTCAAGAACGTTTTTATGCAAACAGTCGTTTGAGTCAAATAGTCAATAATCTAAAAATACGTGCAAGTTATGGTATTGTGGGTAATAGCCAGATAGGGGATTACCCAGCCATTGGAACTTATAATTCGGCTACGTATGGAGGCAGTCCTTCGCTAGGATATTCACAAACGGCTAATCCTAATTTGAAATGGGAAACGAGTTCAAAATTCGATTTGGGATTTAATTTTTCCGTAGCTGACAATCGCATCACGGTCGAATTCGATTATTATAAAAACACCATTAAGGATTTGATCCTACAAGCTCCGCAAGCACTATCGGCAGGAATACCTAATAATGCCATTAGTACAAATAGTGGAGGCATGTACAATCAAGGAATTGAGTTAGGAATTAATGCTTTGGTCCTCAATAACACGGATTTCAAATGGAATCTAGGACTGAATTTATCCACACTCAAAAACCGAGTAACTGATTTGGCTAATGATGTTTTTGTACCCAGTGTTTTTGGAGTTCAAAACATGACACGGCAAGGGCATTCCATAGGATCTATATTTGCCGTTCCTACCAAAGGTGTGAACCCAGATAACGGACAAATGGTTTTCATTAATAGCCAAGGAAAAGAAGTTCAGTACAACCATATTGGTTCCCCAAAATGGACCTATCTTGATGGTTCAGCGGCGCCTGCGATTGATAATTATACGGATGGACTGATACAAGGGCCATCTTTACCAACCGTTTTTGGAGGAGTCAACAATACGTTCAAATACAAGAATTTTGATTTGAATGTCAATTTTACTTTTGCTTCGGGCAATAAATTATACAATGGTACTCGTGCCACCAACTCAGATCAACGTTATTTTAACAACGGAGAATTCATCAAAGACCGATGGACAACCCCTGGACAAATTACGGATATTCAAAAATTGTATTATGGTGATAATGTCTCCGCAGGATTTTCATTTACCAGCACTTCAAAAGTCGAAGATGGGTCGTACTTAAAACTCAAAAACATCGCTCTTGGTTATCACGTTCCTATCAAAGAAACATTTTTAAGAAACAGTCTCAGCACCATTTATGTGTATTTACAAGCCAGTAATTTGTACACTTGGACAAAATATCGAGGCTCAGATCCAGAGATTTCTATCAACGGAAATTCCATCAATTCAGGAAAAGACCAAAACGTTCCACCCAATGCCCAAGCCTTTACTTTTGGGGTAAATGTTGGTTTTTAAGTTTTATTATTTATACGCATTCATAATGAAAAAATATATTTTACTTAGTCTCATCGTTTTGTCTTTAACCGCTTGCAATAGTGACTTGCTAGACACCACGCCCAAAACCAGTATCCCCGAAGCAGAAGCCTATAGTACTCCAAGCAAGATTTTGGCACAAGTCAATAATTTGTACCGTTTGCTCCAAAACCAAAGTTTTTATGGCGGTCGTTACCTCGTTTTTAACGAGCAACGCGCTGATGAATTTGGACAAAGTGACGGAAACGCCGCCGCAGGTTCAGCGGTGTGGAATCAAAACGTGGCCTCGACCAATGATTTTGTCAATAATGTGTGGTCTGTGGGGTATACCGCTATCAATGCGTCCAATATTTTGATTAGCAAATTAGAAGGAACCACTGTTGTCTCTGAAAATCTAGCCAAAAATTACATTGCCGAGGCCAAGTTTGTTCGTGCCTTGGCCTATTTCAGTCTCATTCAAACCTATGCTAAACCCTATGCTTTGGACAAAAATGGTTTGGGCTTGCCCTTGCGACTTACACCCATTACATCCGCAGGGAATAACGACTTAGCACGCAGCACCATTGAAGAAATTTACAACCAAATCCTAAAAGATTTAAACGAAGCCGAAACCGATTTACCAACTGAGTACACCACCAGTTTACTCAACACCTCAAGAGCCAAAAAAGTAACAGCCATCGCCCTAAAAACAAGAGTGTATCTTGTTCAAAACAACTTTGACAAAGTCATCGAAGAAGGACAGAAGATTATTTCAATCAATGCACCTTACCAATACAATACAGGGAATTTGACCCAAAAATTAGAGCCAACATACAATGCCATTTTTACAGGAAGTTACACTGGTCCTGAAGCTATTTTTTCCATCCCTTTTGCCAATAGTACCACCGAAACACCTACTGCCCAGAGTTCTCTAGCTTTTACCTACTTGGGACAACCTATTTTGTACCTTGCTACAGAGGGAATTGCTAACGATCCCGCACTCAATACCACCGATGATTCTCGCGCCAGTTTGATTATAAAAAACAGTGCCAACCAAAAGTTACTTAAAAAATTCAGCCTCGCCACAGCCCCTTTTAGAGATTACGTACCCGTACTGCGTTATGCCGAAGTCTTACTAAATTATGCTGAAGCCAAAGCCCAAAACAATGATCTCGCCACAGCAACATCCCTTTTACAAGCCGTGCGCAACCGTTCAAATCCAAGCTTCGTTTTTCCTACTACCGCCATCAATACAAAGGAAGCCCTACTACAAACCCTCAGTACCGAAAGACGCATCGAGTTCCTAGGCGAAGGCCTCCGCTTAATGGATTTACAACGCAACCTCCAAACCCTACCCGCCAAAAAAGGCGCCATAGGAACCGCACCCTTAGTTTTAGTATCCAGCAGCAACTACATTTGGCCCATCCCAAGTGGCGAACTATCCACCAACAAATTGATTGTACCTAATCCTTAATAAAAAGCATTTGGGCGTGCCCCTCCGTAAAAACTACGGGTCGGGCTTTACGTTCCCGCTTTTTTATTACTGGCCAAAAAAGCCAGTAATAAAAAGAGCTCCACTTCAATCCCTCACGCAAAACGACGTACAAGTTCATTAATTCTCGTTTCTTTCTCCGTCACTTCGAGGGTTAATTTTTATGCTAAAAAAAGCAATTAAAATGACGTTTTCTTTGTCAGGCTGAGCTAAGCCTGCCCTGAGTATATCGAAGGGTCGAAGCCCTTTTTGATAAAAACGTTTTGAACAAGGGCTATAGCATCCCGAATTGTCGGGAGCAGGAATTGGCACAAAAAAACAGGCTTTTTAACTGTTTTGGGAACAA is from Flavobacterium sp. NG2 and encodes:
- a CDS encoding VCBS repeat-containing protein, producing the protein MFKSNSLKYLIIGVLSLTIFQSCKKSEVSSDDDSEKLFTSLNANDTGVDFINVLQEDIDVNYFQYNYTYIGGGVATADFNNDGLVDLFFTSNTHKNKLYLNKGNLKFEDITDKAGITTEAGFNTGVTVADVNNDGFMDIYISRGGWDDSNNKFANKLFINNGNLTFTEKGEELGVADKNRSINAVFFDYDNDNDLDLYVSNTPDMTAKPELVDFITIKSNPTTISKKGSDKLYNNDGTGHFTDVSVKAGIVPDIGFGLNPTVGDLNNDGYLDIYVCNDFNIPDFAYINNGNGTFTDKRNQVVKHMSFNSMGGDIADINNDGLLDLMTLDMNPEDYIRSKTTMGMTSKENFDEMVQKDHHYQYMHNMLQLNNGNGTFSEISKMAGIANTDWSWAILSADFDLDGFNDIYVTNGVYRDVIDKDKNNEILAILKQNQRKPTKEDFLSFAKMLPQQKLTNYFYKNNGDLTFEDTSKKWNNAKSTFSNGAAYADLDNDGDLDLVVNNINEAATILKNNSRELDKGSFLAVNLKGPKTNPFGVGTKVNLLLKSGAKQTRQLINTKGFLSAVSNQLHFGFKNDDAIKQLEIIWPDGKKQIVKNSKSNEVLVVNYANASSLGKITATNATVFSKVPFNFKHVDPTTDDYKYQILLPHKLSQTGPAIAKADVNNDGVEDIYIGGGHSQAGQLLLGNKNNLIGSSSVAAFTADKEFEDVGACFFDADNDGDQDLYVVSGSYEFDKTPKLLQDRLYLNDGKGQFKRALNNLPEMISAGSVVTPCDYDNDGDIDLFVGGRVIPNKYPYAPESFLLINNKGVFTNETQIKARKLQNIGMVTDAVWFDIDNDKKLDLIVCGEWMGIEVFLNTNGSLIQSNSYKSLSDAKGWWNKLLVADVDNDGDMDLVAGNLGLNYKFHATAKKPFHVYTHDFDYDGVEDIFLANEYKNKTVPVRGKSCTAQQMPHLKNKITSYNNFASADLKGIVGGAIDSALHYVVNEFRSGIFINNGQSKFVFEPFSNEVQVSPINSILFEDFDGDGRKDLLMAGNNYMAEIETTRSDAGLGYFLKKNSDKGFTFVPSFNSGFFANKDVRNCVSIKNNNSKYVLVANNNDTHDLFKVTSKK
- a CDS encoding SusC/RagA family TonB-linked outer membrane protein: MKAISILKIWKGIPVRFRIFLYFFILSSNSLFAQEIVLKGSVTSIKNTALENVVVSIDGENERTLTNNNGVFSIRTHAVLPLKLKFDLDGYHSKEIHLKTSEFVSIVLNVKNNTLDEVVVSSGYSVQKKVDFTGSVATVTAKQLQNRPATSFDQLLGGQATGVDVIQPSGILNSTPVLRIRGLNTITSGLFPLVVIDGVSAFVGSIGGMAGNNPLSDINPNDIQSIDVLKDASAAAIYGSRAANGVIVITTKRGKIGKTKFNYDTWYSVNTPYNLPKLLDAEDYVMIKNEALVNAGKAPGYFLSKNPDGSTVDTNWYDVAYRPGFSSNHNISVSGANETTDYFFSAGYTHQNSFIKNNSFERYCSRLNINHQLNNFIKVGANLSYSNGTNLSPNTGAITSNSTASSAYNTEYITNEPLGRMTYVLPPNVPVYNADGSYSIQNGTSVGYGANIPSIIGTINAYNLAMVQNLDVNSSENNAFLGSVYGEFDLIKNIKFKTSLGLNNLQVANSSFLNPIHGGGASSIGVATNIQTKYLRSDWTNLLSYNSQFSLNHHLNVLLGQEQIKTTTNSWGAMQSNMTDASYTNYQGSFINISPIGNVYAQNGLLSYFTNINYNFKQKYFFSLNFRRDGLSALADGNKYGNFGSGSASWNLSQERFYANSRLSQIVNNLKIRASYGIVGNSQIGDYPAIGTYNSATYGGSPSLGYSQTANPNLKWETSSKFDLGFNFSVADNRITVEFDYYKNTIKDLILQAPQALSAGIPNNAISTNSGGMYNQGIELGINALVLNNTDFKWNLGLNLSTLKNRVTDLANDVFVPSVFGVQNMTRQGHSIGSIFAVPTKGVNPDNGQMVFINSQGKEVQYNHIGSPKWTYLDGSAAPAIDNYTDGLIQGPSLPTVFGGVNNTFKYKNFDLNVNFTFASGNKLYNGTRATNSDQRYFNNGEFIKDRWTTPGQITDIQKLYYGDNVSAGFSFTSTSKVEDGSYLKLKNIALGYHVPIKETFLRNSLSTIYVYLQASNLYTWTKYRGSDPEISINGNSINSGKDQNVPPNAQAFTFGVNVGF
- a CDS encoding RagB/SusD family nutrient uptake outer membrane protein, whose protein sequence is MKKYILLSLIVLSLTACNSDLLDTTPKTSIPEAEAYSTPSKILAQVNNLYRLLQNQSFYGGRYLVFNEQRADEFGQSDGNAAAGSAVWNQNVASTNDFVNNVWSVGYTAINASNILISKLEGTTVVSENLAKNYIAEAKFVRALAYFSLIQTYAKPYALDKNGLGLPLRLTPITSAGNNDLARSTIEEIYNQILKDLNEAETDLPTEYTTSLLNTSRAKKVTAIALKTRVYLVQNNFDKVIEEGQKIISINAPYQYNTGNLTQKLEPTYNAIFTGSYTGPEAIFSIPFANSTTETPTAQSSLAFTYLGQPILYLATEGIANDPALNTTDDSRASLIIKNSANQKLLKKFSLATAPFRDYVPVLRYAEVLLNYAEAKAQNNDLATATSLLQAVRNRSNPSFVFPTTAINTKEALLQTLSTERRIEFLGEGLRLMDLQRNLQTLPAKKGAIGTAPLVLVSSSNYIWPIPSGELSTNKLIVPNP